The Pseudoliparis swirei isolate HS2019 ecotype Mariana Trench chromosome 1, NWPU_hadal_v1, whole genome shotgun sequence genome has a window encoding:
- the dnajc8 gene encoding dnaJ homolog subfamily C member 8, whose protein sequence is MAAAGGEPSAENVSDELFQKFYTEVKQIERRDSVLTNKQQIERLLRPGSSYFNLNPFEVLQIDAEATDDELKKRFRALSILVHPDKNQDDQIRSQKAFEAVDKAYKLLLEPDQRKRAMDVVNAGQEYVEHNVKEKKKQLKKDGKSTNIEEDDPDMFKQAVYKQTMKLFAELEIKRKEREAKDMHERKRAREEEIETAEKAKRDREWQKNFEETRDGRVDSWRSFQAKGKKTKEKKNRSFLKPPKVKMEQRE, encoded by the exons ATGGCGGCCGCCGGCGGAGAACCGTCTGCCGAAAATGTGTCGGATGAATTATTTCAAAAGTTTTACACGGAG GTGAAGCAGATCGAGAGGAGAGACTCTGTGCTCACCAACAAGCAGCAGATCGAGAGGCTGCTCAGACCCGGCTCGTCCTACTTCAACCTCAACCCCTTTGAG GTGCTGCAAATTGATGCTGAGGCAACAGACGATGAATTGAAGAAAAGATTTCGGGCG TTGTCCATTTTGGTGCATCCAGACAAAAATCAGGATGATCAAATCAGATCACAGAAAGCCTTTGAAG CGGTGGACAAGGCATACAAGCTCCTCCTGGAGCCGGATCAGAGGAAGAGGGCCATGGATGTGGTCAATGCGGGACAAGAATACGTGGAGCACAAC gtaaaggagaaaaagaaacagtTAAAGAAGGATGGGAAGTCGACTAATATCGAGGAGGACGACCCTGACATG TTCAAGCAAGCCGTGTACAAACAGACCATGAAGCTGTTCGCAGAGCTCGAAATCAAGAGGAAGGAAAGGGAAGCAAAGGACATGCACGAAAG GAAAAGGGCAAGAGAGGAAGAAATAGAGACGGCAGAGAAAGCGAAGCGGGACAGAGAATGGCAGAAAAACTTTGAG GAAACGAGAGATGGGCGTGTGGACAGTTGGAGGTCCTTCCAGGCCAAAGGCAAAAAGACCAAGGAAAAAAAGAACCGGTCCTTCCTCAAGCCCCCGAAAGTCAAGATGGAACAGCGGGAATGA
- the clk2a gene encoding dual specificity protein kinase CLK2 isoform X1, whose protein sequence is MPHTRRYSSSDRDSRNSYQDRYRDRGRRHRHRRSPSYSSSSDRDRDRDRDRDRDRRGRGHRQEGSFVHSRSRSYDKRSTEQRPFDRRYCEGYRRLDQNRDPDREREREPHGATESYYPRDFSPNLFDYRRGRERVRERDESYRRKGSRRKHKRRRRRTRSYSPSSSRSDSQTRALSVRDDEEGHLICRSGDVLQERYEIVSTLGEGTFGRVMQCIDHRRGGASVALKIIKNVEKYKEAARLEINVLEKINEKDPDNKFLCVQMYDWFDYHGHMCISFELLALSTFDFLKENNYLPYSIGQVRHMAYQICLAVKFLHDNKLTHTDLKPENILFVNSDFTMSFDVEKKREERMVKITAVRVVDFGSATFDHEHHSTIVSTRHYRAPEVILELGWSHPCDVWSIGCILFEFYLGFTLFQTHDNREHLAMMERILGPVPSRMIRKTRKQKYFYRGRLDWDEISSAGKYVRENCKPLRRYLLSEAENHHQLFDLIEGMLEYEPSKRLALADSLKHPFFESGTISEAGSSKNWEGNRDISR, encoded by the exons ATGCCTCACACTCGACGGTACTCGTCTTCGGACAGAGACAGCCGCAACAGCTACCAAGACCGCTACAGAGACAGAGGGCGAAGACACCGGCACAGAAGATCGCCGTCTTACTCCTCCAGCagtgacagagacagagaccggGACagagaccgggaccgggacagAAGAGGACggggacacagacaggaaggaagCTTTGTGCACTCGAGGAG TCGTAGCTATGATAAACGCTCAACGGAGCAACGGCCATTTGACCGAAGATACTGCGAGGGATACAGGCGCTTGGATCAGAACCGTGATCCAGACCGCGAAAGAGAAAGggagccacatggagccacTGAAAGTTACTATCCACGCGACTTCTCCCCAAACCTGTTCGACTACCGCCGCGGCCGCGAGAGGGTGCGCGAACGAGACGAGTCGTACCGGCGGAAAGGCAGCAGGCGTAAGCACAAACGAAGGCGGCGTAGAACCAGGTCCTATAGCCCATCCTCCTCG CGGAGCGACAGCCAGACGCGGGCACTGAGTGTGAGGGACGACGAGGAAGGGCACCTGATCTGTCGGAGTGGGGACGTCCTGCAAGAGAGAT ATGAGATTGTCAGCACTTTGGGGGAAGGCACCTTTGGGAGGGTGATGCAGTGCATAGACCATCGCAG GGGCGGAGCCTCTGTAGCTCTGAAAATTATCAAAAATGTGGAGAAGTACAAGGAAGCAGCTCGCCTAGAGATAAATGTGCTCGAGAAGATCAATGAAAAGGACCCTGATAACAAATT CCTGTGTGTACAGATGTATGACTGGTTCGACTACCACGGTCACATGTGTATCTCCTTTGAGCTGCTAGCGCTCAGCACCTTCGACTTCCTAAAGGAAAACAACTACCTGCCCTATTCGATTGGCCAGGTCCGACATATGGCCTACCAAATCTGTCTTGCTGTGAAGT TTCTCCACGACAATAAGCTGACGCACACAGACTTAAAGCCGGAGAACATCCTATTCGTCAACTCAGACTTTACGATGTCCTTCGACGTCGAGAAG AAGCGAGAAGAGCGGATGGTCAAGATCACGGCAGTACGCGTGGTGGACTTTGGCAGTGCGACTTTTGACCACGAGCACCACAGCACCATCGTGTCCACGCGGCATTACCGGGCCCCCGAGGTCATCCTAG AGCTGGGCTGGAGCCATCCCTGTGACGTGTGGAGCATCGGCTGCATCCTGTTTGAGTTCTACCTGGGCTTCACCTTGTTTCAG ACTCATGACAACAGGGAGCATTTGGCCATGATGGAGAGAATCCTGGGACCAGTGCCCTCGAGGATGATTCGTAAGACGAG AAAGCAGAAGTATTTTTACCGAGGCCGCCTGGACTGGGACGAGATCTCCTCAGCGGGGAAATACGTCAGAGAAAACTGCAAACCGCTGCGG AGGTACTTGCTGTCGGAGGCGGAGAACCACCACCAGCTGTTTGACCTCATCGAGGGCATGCTGGAGTACGAGCCCTCCAAGAGGCTGGCGCTGGCCGACTCCCTCAAGCACCCTTTCTTCGAGAGCGGGACGATAAGCGAGGCGGGAAGCAGCAAAAACTGGGAAGGCAACCGGGACATCAGCCGGTGA
- the clk2a gene encoding dual specificity protein kinase CLK2 isoform X2, which translates to MPHTRRYSSSDRDSRNSYQDRYRDRGRRHRHRRSPSYSSSSDRDRDRDRDRDRDRRGRGHRQEGSFVHSRSRSYDKRSTEQRPFDRRYCEGYRRLDQNRDPDREREREPHGATESYYPRDFSPNLFDYRRGRERVRERDESYRRKGSRRKHKRRRRRTRSYSPSSSRSDSQTRALSVRDDEEGHLICRSGDVLQERYEIVSTLGEGTFGRVMQCIDHRRGGASVALKIIKNVEKYKEAARLEINVLEKINEKDPDNKFLCVQMYDWFDYHGHMCISFELLALSTFDFLKENNYLPYSIGQVRHMAYQICLAVKFLHDNKLTHTDLKPENILFVNSDFTMSFDVEKREERMVKITAVRVVDFGSATFDHEHHSTIVSTRHYRAPEVILELGWSHPCDVWSIGCILFEFYLGFTLFQTHDNREHLAMMERILGPVPSRMIRKTRKQKYFYRGRLDWDEISSAGKYVRENCKPLRRYLLSEAENHHQLFDLIEGMLEYEPSKRLALADSLKHPFFESGTISEAGSSKNWEGNRDISR; encoded by the exons ATGCCTCACACTCGACGGTACTCGTCTTCGGACAGAGACAGCCGCAACAGCTACCAAGACCGCTACAGAGACAGAGGGCGAAGACACCGGCACAGAAGATCGCCGTCTTACTCCTCCAGCagtgacagagacagagaccggGACagagaccgggaccgggacagAAGAGGACggggacacagacaggaaggaagCTTTGTGCACTCGAGGAG TCGTAGCTATGATAAACGCTCAACGGAGCAACGGCCATTTGACCGAAGATACTGCGAGGGATACAGGCGCTTGGATCAGAACCGTGATCCAGACCGCGAAAGAGAAAGggagccacatggagccacTGAAAGTTACTATCCACGCGACTTCTCCCCAAACCTGTTCGACTACCGCCGCGGCCGCGAGAGGGTGCGCGAACGAGACGAGTCGTACCGGCGGAAAGGCAGCAGGCGTAAGCACAAACGAAGGCGGCGTAGAACCAGGTCCTATAGCCCATCCTCCTCG CGGAGCGACAGCCAGACGCGGGCACTGAGTGTGAGGGACGACGAGGAAGGGCACCTGATCTGTCGGAGTGGGGACGTCCTGCAAGAGAGAT ATGAGATTGTCAGCACTTTGGGGGAAGGCACCTTTGGGAGGGTGATGCAGTGCATAGACCATCGCAG GGGCGGAGCCTCTGTAGCTCTGAAAATTATCAAAAATGTGGAGAAGTACAAGGAAGCAGCTCGCCTAGAGATAAATGTGCTCGAGAAGATCAATGAAAAGGACCCTGATAACAAATT CCTGTGTGTACAGATGTATGACTGGTTCGACTACCACGGTCACATGTGTATCTCCTTTGAGCTGCTAGCGCTCAGCACCTTCGACTTCCTAAAGGAAAACAACTACCTGCCCTATTCGATTGGCCAGGTCCGACATATGGCCTACCAAATCTGTCTTGCTGTGAAGT TTCTCCACGACAATAAGCTGACGCACACAGACTTAAAGCCGGAGAACATCCTATTCGTCAACTCAGACTTTACGATGTCCTTCGACGTCGAGAAG CGAGAAGAGCGGATGGTCAAGATCACGGCAGTACGCGTGGTGGACTTTGGCAGTGCGACTTTTGACCACGAGCACCACAGCACCATCGTGTCCACGCGGCATTACCGGGCCCCCGAGGTCATCCTAG AGCTGGGCTGGAGCCATCCCTGTGACGTGTGGAGCATCGGCTGCATCCTGTTTGAGTTCTACCTGGGCTTCACCTTGTTTCAG ACTCATGACAACAGGGAGCATTTGGCCATGATGGAGAGAATCCTGGGACCAGTGCCCTCGAGGATGATTCGTAAGACGAG AAAGCAGAAGTATTTTTACCGAGGCCGCCTGGACTGGGACGAGATCTCCTCAGCGGGGAAATACGTCAGAGAAAACTGCAAACCGCTGCGG AGGTACTTGCTGTCGGAGGCGGAGAACCACCACCAGCTGTTTGACCTCATCGAGGGCATGCTGGAGTACGAGCCCTCCAAGAGGCTGGCGCTGGCCGACTCCCTCAAGCACCCTTTCTTCGAGAGCGGGACGATAAGCGAGGCGGGAAGCAGCAAAAACTGGGAAGGCAACCGGGACATCAGCCGGTGA
- the clk2a gene encoding dual specificity protein kinase CLK2 isoform X4, with product MQCIDHRRGGASVALKIIKNVEKYKEAARLEINVLEKINEKDPDNKFLCVQMYDWFDYHGHMCISFELLALSTFDFLKENNYLPYSIGQVRHMAYQICLAVKFLHDNKLTHTDLKPENILFVNSDFTMSFDVEKKREERMVKITAVRVVDFGSATFDHEHHSTIVSTRHYRAPEVILELGWSHPCDVWSIGCILFEFYLGFTLFQTHDNREHLAMMERILGPVPSRMIRKTRKQKYFYRGRLDWDEISSAGKYVRENCKPLRRYLLSEAENHHQLFDLIEGMLEYEPSKRLALADSLKHPFFESGTISEAGSSKNWEGNRDISR from the exons ATGCAGTGCATAGACCATCGCAG GGGCGGAGCCTCTGTAGCTCTGAAAATTATCAAAAATGTGGAGAAGTACAAGGAAGCAGCTCGCCTAGAGATAAATGTGCTCGAGAAGATCAATGAAAAGGACCCTGATAACAAATT CCTGTGTGTACAGATGTATGACTGGTTCGACTACCACGGTCACATGTGTATCTCCTTTGAGCTGCTAGCGCTCAGCACCTTCGACTTCCTAAAGGAAAACAACTACCTGCCCTATTCGATTGGCCAGGTCCGACATATGGCCTACCAAATCTGTCTTGCTGTGAAGT TTCTCCACGACAATAAGCTGACGCACACAGACTTAAAGCCGGAGAACATCCTATTCGTCAACTCAGACTTTACGATGTCCTTCGACGTCGAGAAG AAGCGAGAAGAGCGGATGGTCAAGATCACGGCAGTACGCGTGGTGGACTTTGGCAGTGCGACTTTTGACCACGAGCACCACAGCACCATCGTGTCCACGCGGCATTACCGGGCCCCCGAGGTCATCCTAG AGCTGGGCTGGAGCCATCCCTGTGACGTGTGGAGCATCGGCTGCATCCTGTTTGAGTTCTACCTGGGCTTCACCTTGTTTCAG ACTCATGACAACAGGGAGCATTTGGCCATGATGGAGAGAATCCTGGGACCAGTGCCCTCGAGGATGATTCGTAAGACGAG AAAGCAGAAGTATTTTTACCGAGGCCGCCTGGACTGGGACGAGATCTCCTCAGCGGGGAAATACGTCAGAGAAAACTGCAAACCGCTGCGG AGGTACTTGCTGTCGGAGGCGGAGAACCACCACCAGCTGTTTGACCTCATCGAGGGCATGCTGGAGTACGAGCCCTCCAAGAGGCTGGCGCTGGCCGACTCCCTCAAGCACCCTTTCTTCGAGAGCGGGACGATAAGCGAGGCGGGAAGCAGCAAAAACTGGGAAGGCAACCGGGACATCAGCCGGTGA
- the clk2a gene encoding dual specificity protein kinase CLK2 isoform X3, translating to MPHTRRYSSSDRDSRNSYQDRYRDRGRRHRHRRSPSYSSSSDRDRDRDRDRDRDRRGRGHRQEGSFVHSRSRSYDKRSTEQRPFDRRYCEGYRRLDQNRDPDREREREPHGATESYYPRDFSPNLFDYRRGRERVRERDESYRRKGSRRKHKRRRRRTRSYSPSSSRSDSQTRALSVRDDEEGHLICRSGDVLQERYEIVSTLGEGTFGRVMQCIDHRRGGASVALKIIKNVEKYKEAARLEINVLEKINEKDPDNKFLCVQMYDWFDYHGHMCISFELLALSTFDFLKENNYLPYSIGQVRHMAYQICLAVKFLHDNKLTHTDLKPENILFVNSDFTMSFDVEKKREERMVKITAVRVVDFGSATFDHEHHSTIVSTRHYRAPEVILDVIYSLHVVVPQSWAGAIPVTCGASAASCLSSTWASPCFRLMTTGSIWP from the exons ATGCCTCACACTCGACGGTACTCGTCTTCGGACAGAGACAGCCGCAACAGCTACCAAGACCGCTACAGAGACAGAGGGCGAAGACACCGGCACAGAAGATCGCCGTCTTACTCCTCCAGCagtgacagagacagagaccggGACagagaccgggaccgggacagAAGAGGACggggacacagacaggaaggaagCTTTGTGCACTCGAGGAG TCGTAGCTATGATAAACGCTCAACGGAGCAACGGCCATTTGACCGAAGATACTGCGAGGGATACAGGCGCTTGGATCAGAACCGTGATCCAGACCGCGAAAGAGAAAGggagccacatggagccacTGAAAGTTACTATCCACGCGACTTCTCCCCAAACCTGTTCGACTACCGCCGCGGCCGCGAGAGGGTGCGCGAACGAGACGAGTCGTACCGGCGGAAAGGCAGCAGGCGTAAGCACAAACGAAGGCGGCGTAGAACCAGGTCCTATAGCCCATCCTCCTCG CGGAGCGACAGCCAGACGCGGGCACTGAGTGTGAGGGACGACGAGGAAGGGCACCTGATCTGTCGGAGTGGGGACGTCCTGCAAGAGAGAT ATGAGATTGTCAGCACTTTGGGGGAAGGCACCTTTGGGAGGGTGATGCAGTGCATAGACCATCGCAG GGGCGGAGCCTCTGTAGCTCTGAAAATTATCAAAAATGTGGAGAAGTACAAGGAAGCAGCTCGCCTAGAGATAAATGTGCTCGAGAAGATCAATGAAAAGGACCCTGATAACAAATT CCTGTGTGTACAGATGTATGACTGGTTCGACTACCACGGTCACATGTGTATCTCCTTTGAGCTGCTAGCGCTCAGCACCTTCGACTTCCTAAAGGAAAACAACTACCTGCCCTATTCGATTGGCCAGGTCCGACATATGGCCTACCAAATCTGTCTTGCTGTGAAGT TTCTCCACGACAATAAGCTGACGCACACAGACTTAAAGCCGGAGAACATCCTATTCGTCAACTCAGACTTTACGATGTCCTTCGACGTCGAGAAG AAGCGAGAAGAGCGGATGGTCAAGATCACGGCAGTACGCGTGGTGGACTTTGGCAGTGCGACTTTTGACCACGAGCACCACAGCACCATCGTGTCCACGCGGCATTACCGGGCCCCCGAGGTCATCCTAG ATGTCATTTATTCACTGCATGTGGTCGTCCCTCAGAGCTGGGCTGGAGCCATCCCTGTGACGTGTGGAGCATCGGCTGCATCCTGTTTGAGTTCTACCTGGGCTTCACCTTGTTTCAG ACTCATGACAACAGGGAGCATTTGGCCATGA